A stretch of the Rhinoderma darwinii isolate aRhiDar2 chromosome 3, aRhiDar2.hap1, whole genome shotgun sequence genome encodes the following:
- the LOC142747903 gene encoding uncharacterized protein LOC142747903 isoform X1 gives MMEKEEVEETTEEVEWTEVEEINIQLEPEEVEETEVVEGINIQQETEEVEWTEVEEINIQLEEVEEMEEVEETEEVEEINIQQETEEVEWTEVEEINIQLEAEEVEETEEVEKRNIQQEMEEVEWTKVEEINIQQDKDVVETEEVEWTDLEEINIQQDEDEVEETEEVEVEKVEWTQVEEINIQQDEDEVETEEKATRRRWWRPKCLRRKKEKYIIRENRQQRFLRFLSCCFSIDTIE, from the exons ATGatggagaaggaggaggtggaggagacgaCGGAGGAGGTGGAGTGGACGGAGGTCGAGGAGATAAACATTCAGCTGGAGCCGGAAGAGGTGGAGGAGACGGAGGTGGTGGAGGGGATAAACATTCAGCAAGAGACGGAGGAGGTGGAGTGGACGGAGGTGGAGGAGATAAACATTCAgctggaggaggtggaggagatggaggaggtggaggaaacagaggaggtggaggagataaACATTCAGCAGGAGACGGAGGAGGTGGAGTGGACGGAGGTCGAGGAGATAAACATTCAGCTAGAggcggaggaggtggaggagactgAGGAGGTGGAGAAGAGAAACATTCAGCAGGAGATGGAGGAGGTGGAGTGGACGAAGGTGGAGGAGATCAACATTCAGCAGGACAAAGATGTGGTGGAGACGGAGGAGGTGGAGTGGACTGACTTGGAGGAGATAAACATTCAGCAGGACGAAGATGAGGTGGAGGAGACGGAGGAGGTGGAAGTGGAGAAGGTGGAGTGGACGCAGGTGGAGGAGATCAACATTCAGCAGGACGAAGATGAGGTGGAGACGGAGGAGAAGGC GACAAGACGCAGGTGGTGGAGACCTAAGTGCCTcagaagaaaaaaagagaagtacAT AATCAGAGAGAATAGACAACAAAG GTTCCTCAGATTTCTTTCTTGCTGCTTCAGCATTGACACCATCGAATAA
- the LOC142747903 gene encoding uncharacterized protein LOC142747903 isoform X2, with product MMEKEEVEETTEEVEWTEVEEINIQLEPEEVEETEVVEGINIQQETEEVEWTEVEEINIQLEEVEEMEEVEETEEVEEINIQQETEEVEWTEVEEINIQLEAEEVEETEEVEKRNIQQEMEEVEWTKVEEINIQQDKDVVETEEVEWTDLEEINIQQDEDEVEETEEVEVEKVEWTQVEEINIQQDEDEVETEEKATRRRWWRPKCLRRKKEKYMFLRFLSCCFSIDTIE from the exons ATGatggagaaggaggaggtggaggagacgaCGGAGGAGGTGGAGTGGACGGAGGTCGAGGAGATAAACATTCAGCTGGAGCCGGAAGAGGTGGAGGAGACGGAGGTGGTGGAGGGGATAAACATTCAGCAAGAGACGGAGGAGGTGGAGTGGACGGAGGTGGAGGAGATAAACATTCAgctggaggaggtggaggagatggaggaggtggaggaaacagaggaggtggaggagataaACATTCAGCAGGAGACGGAGGAGGTGGAGTGGACGGAGGTCGAGGAGATAAACATTCAGCTAGAggcggaggaggtggaggagactgAGGAGGTGGAGAAGAGAAACATTCAGCAGGAGATGGAGGAGGTGGAGTGGACGAAGGTGGAGGAGATCAACATTCAGCAGGACAAAGATGTGGTGGAGACGGAGGAGGTGGAGTGGACTGACTTGGAGGAGATAAACATTCAGCAGGACGAAGATGAGGTGGAGGAGACGGAGGAGGTGGAAGTGGAGAAGGTGGAGTGGACGCAGGTGGAGGAGATCAACATTCAGCAGGACGAAGATGAGGTGGAGACGGAGGAGAAGGC GACAAGACGCAGGTGGTGGAGACCTAAGTGCCTcagaagaaaaaaagagaagtacAT GTTCCTCAGATTTCTTTCTTGCTGCTTCAGCATTGACACCATCGAATAA